The following coding sequences are from one Streptomyces venezuelae window:
- a CDS encoding serine hydrolase domain-containing protein, whose amino-acid sequence MTVRGRRAGVTVALAVTAAMTVTAGAYAAPASGEGQHRATLRAMKAALNEDAPGVTAQARDRHGPWNAAAGTGDLARHTPRGAHDHYRVGSITKTFVATVLLQLEAEGRLDLDDTVGKWLPGVVEGNGHDGDRITVRQILNHTSGVFDVMSDDEVQRTVFGEEFLDHRYDTWTPEQQIAIAMRHKPDFAPGTGWKYSNTNYVIAGQLIERITGKPYAKEIRQRVIKPLGLRATSVPGTDPTMPAPSSRAYTKLSDAPDAKNHDVTELNPTVAGAAGGMISNSADLNRFYTALLRGRLLPAKQLAEMKTTVPKGEDRPGQRYGLGLEPFRTECGTVVWGHGGDIHGSASGAGATADGRHALAVNFNGPGGEVGPVLDAEFCGKG is encoded by the coding sequence ATGACAGTGCGCGGAAGACGAGCAGGGGTGACGGTCGCGCTCGCCGTGACGGCGGCGATGACGGTGACAGCCGGGGCGTACGCGGCCCCCGCGTCCGGAGAGGGGCAGCACCGCGCGACCCTGCGGGCCATGAAGGCCGCCCTGAACGAGGACGCCCCCGGCGTCACCGCGCAGGCCAGGGACCGGCACGGCCCCTGGAACGCCGCCGCGGGCACCGGGGACCTCGCCCGCCACACCCCGCGCGGCGCTCACGACCACTACCGCGTCGGCAGCATCACCAAGACGTTCGTCGCGACCGTCCTCCTCCAGCTGGAGGCCGAAGGCCGCCTCGACCTGGACGACACGGTCGGGAAATGGCTGCCGGGCGTCGTCGAGGGCAACGGGCACGACGGCGACCGGATCACGGTCCGCCAGATCCTCAACCACACCAGCGGCGTCTTCGACGTGATGTCCGACGACGAGGTCCAACGCACGGTGTTCGGCGAAGAGTTCCTCGACCACCGCTACGACACCTGGACCCCCGAACAGCAGATCGCCATCGCCATGCGCCACAAGCCGGACTTCGCCCCCGGCACCGGCTGGAAGTACTCCAACACCAACTACGTCATCGCCGGACAACTCATCGAACGGATCACCGGCAAGCCGTACGCGAAGGAGATCAGGCAGCGCGTCATCAAGCCGCTCGGCCTGCGCGCCACCTCGGTCCCCGGCACCGACCCGACCATGCCCGCGCCCAGCTCACGCGCGTACACCAAGCTCTCCGACGCACCTGACGCCAAGAACCACGACGTGACCGAACTGAACCCGACCGTGGCGGGCGCGGCAGGTGGGATGATCTCGAACTCGGCCGACCTGAACCGCTTCTACACGGCGCTGCTGCGGGGCAGGCTCCTGCCCGCGAAGCAGCTCGCCGAGATGAAGACCACGGTGCCGAAGGGCGAGGACCGGCCCGGCCAGCGGTACGGACTGGGCCTGGAACCCTTCAGGACCGAGTGCGGCACGGTCGTCTGGGGCCACGGCGGCGACATCCACGGCTCGGCGTCCGGCGCGGGTGCGACGGCGGACGGCCGCCACGCGCTCGCCGTCAACTTCAACGGCCCCGGCGGAGAGGTGGGGCCGGTGCTCGACGCGGAGTTCTGCGGCAAGGGGTGA
- a CDS encoding TIGR03767 family metallophosphoesterase: MQRIRSVATATTAAHAVDRRALLAAAGAVTLSAGVGYALGPGAGSGNAAPAGRATVPRSRPAPAAPLAPYKNGTTLLTVAAPHGTTGYRRLGDGPAWPRVVRGDLAAAKPGREGRRTALAAFVQFTDLHLVDVQNPLRYEYLRAQTASAWRPHESLSVAGAVALVERVNALRGAPATGAPLHCVVTTGDNTDNNSRAELDWFLKVMSGGRVTPNTGDPRRYEGVQSSGLKLYWHPDDPVRDADKRLGFPHLHGFLDAAIREVNSPGLALPWYSTVGNHDALPGGCWAPRDPYLTEFATGGKKLMSLDETRGAALWKAVKKGHDPKGDRFKELLRSEKRRMRSVTPDASRAPFTPTEYLQAHLDPAHTGPGPVGHGYTQENLAAATQHYTFRISDDVLGISLDSTDPGGHYEGSLGTAQLRWLERELKANERRDGGPSYVVVFSHHTSRSMRNLRHDPARPGEARHGGDEIVSLLARYRSVLAWVNGHSHKNAITPHRTPHGAFWEVSTASHIDFPQLARVVELTDNHDGTISLFTTLIESAAPHRTDFADLSQTGLAALYRELSFNAPGAKPALGGDAGDRNTELILRKG; the protein is encoded by the coding sequence ATGCAGCGCATACGCTCTGTCGCAACCGCCACGACCGCCGCGCACGCCGTCGACCGCCGCGCCCTGCTCGCCGCCGCCGGAGCGGTCACCCTCTCCGCAGGCGTCGGCTACGCCCTCGGCCCCGGCGCCGGATCAGGAAACGCCGCACCCGCGGGCCGCGCCACCGTCCCGCGCTCCCGCCCGGCGCCCGCCGCACCCCTCGCGCCGTACAAGAACGGCACCACTCTGCTCACGGTCGCCGCCCCGCACGGCACCACCGGCTACCGGCGGCTCGGCGACGGACCGGCCTGGCCGCGGGTCGTCCGAGGCGACCTCGCGGCGGCGAAACCGGGCCGTGAGGGGCGCAGGACCGCGCTCGCCGCGTTCGTGCAATTCACCGACCTGCACCTCGTGGACGTACAGAACCCGCTGCGCTACGAGTACCTGCGCGCCCAGACCGCGAGCGCCTGGCGCCCCCACGAGTCCCTGTCCGTCGCGGGCGCCGTCGCCCTCGTCGAACGGGTCAACGCGCTGCGCGGCGCGCCAGCCACCGGCGCGCCCCTGCACTGCGTCGTCACGACCGGCGACAACACCGACAACAACTCCCGCGCCGAACTCGACTGGTTCCTCAAGGTGATGAGCGGCGGGCGCGTCACCCCCAACACCGGCGACCCGCGCCGCTACGAAGGCGTGCAGTCCAGCGGCCTCAAGCTGTACTGGCACCCGGACGACCCGGTGCGCGACGCCGACAAGCGCCTCGGCTTCCCGCACCTGCACGGCTTCCTCGACGCCGCCATCCGCGAGGTCAACAGCCCCGGTCTCGCCCTGCCCTGGTACTCCACCGTCGGCAACCACGACGCCCTGCCCGGCGGCTGCTGGGCGCCCCGCGACCCGTACCTCACCGAGTTCGCCACGGGCGGCAAGAAGCTGATGTCCCTCGACGAGACGCGCGGTGCCGCCCTCTGGAAGGCCGTCAAGAAGGGCCACGACCCCAAGGGCGACCGCTTCAAGGAGCTTCTCCGGAGCGAGAAGCGGCGCATGCGGTCCGTCACGCCCGACGCGTCCCGCGCCCCGTTCACCCCGACCGAGTACCTCCAGGCCCACCTGGACCCCGCCCACACGGGCCCCGGCCCCGTCGGCCACGGCTACACGCAGGAGAACCTCGCCGCCGCCACCCAGCACTACACCTTCCGCATCAGCGACGACGTCCTCGGCATCAGCCTGGACAGCACCGATCCCGGCGGCCACTACGAAGGCTCGCTCGGCACAGCCCAACTGCGCTGGCTGGAGCGCGAACTCAAGGCCAACGAGCGGCGCGACGGCGGACCTTCGTACGTCGTCGTCTTCAGCCACCACACCAGCAGGAGCATGCGCAACCTCCGCCACGACCCGGCACGCCCCGGGGAGGCCCGGCACGGGGGCGACGAGATCGTCTCGCTGCTCGCCCGGTACCGCTCCGTCCTCGCCTGGGTCAACGGCCACAGCCACAAGAACGCCATCACCCCGCACCGCACGCCGCACGGCGCCTTCTGGGAGGTCTCCACCGCCTCGCACATCGACTTCCCGCAGCTGGCGCGGGTGGTCGAACTGACCGACAACCACGACGGAACGATTTCCCTCTTCACCACGCTCATCGAGTCCGCCGCCCCGCACCGCACGGATTTCGCCGATCTCTCCCAGACCGGACTCGCCGCGCTGTACCGCGAGCTGTCCTTCAACGCCCCCGGCGCCAAGCCCGCGCTGGGCGGCGACGCGGGCGACCGGAACACGGAACTCATCCTGCGAAAGGGCTGA
- a CDS encoding NUDIX hydrolase, with the protein MHKELRVAAYAVCVRDGHVLLARWVAGDGSRRWTLPGGGMDHGEDPYDTVIREADEETGYVVEPVALLGVDSLRRRYPRRLGAVADFHGLRIVYEGRVTGGELRHETDGSTDLAAWHPLDAVPDLDRVALVDIGLELWRTRPADGHAPFPER; encoded by the coding sequence GTGCACAAAGAACTTCGGGTGGCGGCCTACGCCGTATGCGTACGCGACGGACACGTGCTGCTCGCCCGCTGGGTCGCCGGCGACGGCAGCAGACGCTGGACGCTGCCCGGCGGCGGCATGGACCACGGCGAGGACCCCTACGACACGGTGATCCGGGAGGCCGACGAGGAGACCGGATACGTCGTCGAACCCGTCGCCCTCCTCGGCGTCGACTCCCTGCGCCGCCGCTACCCGCGCAGGCTCGGCGCCGTCGCCGACTTCCACGGACTGCGGATCGTGTACGAGGGACGCGTCACCGGAGGCGAACTGCGCCACGAGACCGACGGGTCCACGGACCTCGCCGCCTGGCACCCTCTGGACGCCGTGCCGGACCTCGACCGCGTCGCGCTCGTCGACATCGGCCTGGAGCTGTGGCGCACCCGCCCGGCCGACGGACACGCACCCTTCCCCGAAAGGTGA
- a CDS encoding S8 family serine peptidase, whose protein sequence is MPRSSSSARRAPRLAIAVGLTAALCATGAAPLAFAADDTPVPAPKSAGGKLGSADADLLADAKAEGEKTVTMMVATAPGATEQVADQLDAVKGGSVGRTYDKLGYVRATVPTAKADAAIKSAAKLSSVHAIDLRHEIELDDPTPAADRAKGAKAAVKGTYPGPDKRTPADNPYNPSAETGAVDFVKKHRKADGRGVTIGILDSGVDLGHPALKKTTTGERKITDWVTATDPIVDADGTWRRMTNPVTGPVFTWNGETWKAPAGSFQVNRFLESATTGGDAKGDINRDGDTTDSWGVLYDPAAGTVRVDLNNNKDFTDDEPMKPYKDDHQVAYFGKDDPATDVVERVPFVVEIRKDVPTDPYGGDWVGKKADFVNIGVIESEHGTHVAGITAANGLFGGKMNGAAPGAKLVSSRACTWTGGCTNVALTEGMIDLVTERGVDIVNMSIGGLPALNDGNNARAELYTRLIDTYGVQLVISAGNSGPGANTIGDPSLADKVISVGAAISKETWAANYGSQVERPYAMMPFSSRGPREDGGFTPIISAPGSAINTTQTWLPGAPAAEAGYQLPAGYSMLQGTSMASPQAAGASALLLSAAKREKIDLTPAKLRTALTSTADRIRGEQAYAQGTGLIDVVDAWEAIEDDAKAHTYTVKAPVDTALEQELKKPGTGIYDREGGLKAGQKRTYDVTVTRTSGPDRGVRHELDLVNNHESTFELLGDDEITLPLNKPVTVKVQAKAKSAGLHSAILTVDDERTEGIDHQIMSTVVVSAPLAKSSYTFSASDSTQRNTPKSYFVTVPKGAKSLEVSLGGLKDKSQTRFIAIHPYGVPVDSTSSIVCYPNYENPANTCRPDLRSYAQPQAGVWEIEVESRRTSPLLDNPYKLNVAALGVDFDPAVQTLPEAKVGTPAPVSWKATNNFAAVDGKLKGGSLGSSKSARPGIKQGEKQITEVVVPAGAERLDVAIGSPADVAADLDLAVKKDGAVVGSSAEGDSEESVSLKKPAAGTYTIEVTGYSVPSGSTAYDYRDVFFSDALGQVTVDESKTVKLANGASAQVDAKVEAKAPAAEGRELFGEVSLLNAGGTVAGSGSVKVEKVTP, encoded by the coding sequence ATGCCCAGATCCAGTTCCAGCGCCAGACGCGCGCCCCGTCTCGCGATAGCCGTCGGTCTCACCGCCGCGCTCTGCGCGACCGGGGCCGCCCCTCTCGCCTTCGCGGCGGACGACACGCCCGTGCCCGCACCCAAGTCCGCGGGCGGCAAGCTCGGGTCGGCCGACGCCGACCTGCTCGCCGACGCCAAGGCGGAGGGCGAGAAGACCGTCACGATGATGGTCGCCACCGCGCCCGGCGCCACCGAGCAGGTCGCCGACCAGCTCGACGCCGTCAAGGGCGGCTCGGTGGGCCGCACCTACGACAAGCTCGGCTACGTCCGCGCGACCGTGCCGACCGCCAAGGCCGACGCGGCGATCAAGTCCGCGGCGAAGCTGTCGTCCGTGCACGCCATCGACCTGCGGCACGAGATCGAGCTGGACGACCCGACACCCGCCGCCGACCGCGCCAAGGGTGCGAAGGCCGCGGTGAAGGGCACGTACCCGGGCCCGGACAAGAGGACCCCGGCGGACAACCCGTACAACCCGTCCGCCGAGACCGGCGCCGTCGACTTCGTGAAGAAGCACCGCAAGGCGGACGGCCGCGGCGTCACCATCGGCATCCTGGACTCCGGCGTCGACCTCGGTCACCCGGCGCTGAAGAAGACCACGACCGGCGAGCGCAAGATCACCGACTGGGTGACGGCGACCGACCCGATCGTGGACGCGGACGGCACCTGGCGCCGTATGACCAACCCGGTCACGGGCCCCGTCTTCACCTGGAACGGCGAGACGTGGAAGGCCCCGGCGGGCTCCTTCCAGGTCAACCGCTTCCTGGAGTCGGCCACCACCGGCGGCGACGCCAAGGGCGACATCAACCGGGACGGCGACACCACCGACAGCTGGGGCGTCCTGTACGACCCGGCGGCCGGCACGGTCCGCGTCGACCTGAACAACAACAAGGACTTCACCGACGACGAGCCGATGAAGCCGTACAAGGACGACCACCAGGTCGCCTACTTCGGCAAGGACGACCCGGCGACCGACGTCGTCGAGCGTGTCCCGTTCGTCGTCGAGATCCGCAAGGACGTGCCGACCGACCCGTACGGCGGCGACTGGGTCGGCAAGAAGGCCGACTTCGTCAACATCGGTGTCATCGAGTCCGAGCACGGCACGCACGTCGCGGGCATCACCGCGGCCAACGGCCTGTTCGGCGGCAAGATGAACGGCGCCGCGCCCGGCGCCAAGCTCGTCTCCTCGCGCGCCTGCACCTGGACCGGCGGCTGCACCAACGTCGCGCTCACCGAGGGCATGATCGACCTCGTCACCGAGCGCGGCGTCGACATCGTCAACATGTCGATCGGCGGCCTCCCGGCGCTGAACGACGGCAACAACGCGCGCGCCGAGCTCTACACGCGCCTCATCGACACCTACGGCGTCCAGCTGGTGATCTCCGCGGGCAACAGCGGCCCCGGCGCGAACACCATCGGCGACCCCAGCCTGGCCGACAAGGTCATCTCGGTCGGCGCCGCCATCTCCAAGGAGACCTGGGCCGCCAACTACGGCTCCCAGGTGGAGCGTCCGTACGCGATGATGCCGTTCTCCTCGCGCGGCCCGCGTGAGGACGGCGGCTTCACGCCGATCATCTCGGCGCCCGGCTCGGCCATCAACACCACGCAGACCTGGCTGCCCGGCGCCCCGGCCGCCGAGGCGGGCTACCAGCTCCCGGCCGGCTACTCCATGCTGCAGGGCACCTCGATGGCGTCCCCGCAGGCCGCGGGCGCCTCGGCGCTGCTCCTCTCCGCCGCGAAGCGGGAGAAGATCGACCTCACCCCGGCGAAGCTGCGCACCGCGCTGACCTCGACCGCGGACCGCATCCGCGGCGAGCAGGCATACGCGCAGGGCACCGGCCTGATCGACGTCGTGGACGCCTGGGAGGCCATCGAGGACGACGCGAAGGCCCACACGTACACGGTGAAGGCCCCGGTCGACACCGCCCTTGAGCAGGAGCTGAAGAAGCCCGGCACCGGCATCTACGACCGTGAGGGCGGCCTGAAGGCCGGCCAGAAGCGGACGTACGACGTCACGGTCACCCGCACCTCGGGCCCGGACCGCGGCGTCCGCCACGAGCTGGACCTGGTCAACAACCACGAGTCCACCTTCGAGCTCCTCGGCGACGACGAGATCACGCTGCCGCTGAACAAGCCGGTGACCGTCAAGGTCCAGGCGAAGGCCAAGTCGGCCGGTCTGCACAGCGCGATCCTGACCGTCGACGACGAGCGCACCGAGGGCATCGACCACCAGATCATGTCGACGGTCGTCGTCTCGGCGCCGCTCGCCAAGTCCTCGTACACCTTCTCGGCGTCCGACTCCACGCAGCGCAACACCCCGAAGTCGTACTTCGTGACGGTCCCCAAGGGCGCCAAGTCCCTGGAGGTCTCCCTCGGCGGCCTGAAGGACAAGAGCCAGACCCGGTTCATCGCGATCCACCCGTACGGCGTCCCGGTCGACTCGACCTCGTCGATCGTCTGCTACCCGAACTACGAGAACCCGGCCAACACCTGCCGCCCGGACCTGCGTTCCTACGCGCAGCCGCAGGCCGGTGTCTGGGAGATCGAGGTCGAGTCGCGCCGTACGTCGCCGCTGCTCGACAACCCGTACAAGCTGAACGTCGCCGCGCTCGGTGTCGACTTCGACCCGGCCGTGCAGACGCTGCCCGAGGCGAAGGTCGGCACGCCGGCTCCCGTCTCCTGGAAGGCCACGAACAACTTCGCGGCCGTCGACGGCAAGCTGAAGGGCGGCTCGCTCGGCTCGTCCAAGTCGGCGCGTCCCGGCATCAAGCAGGGTGAGAAGCAGATCACCGAGGTCGTCGTGCCCGCGGGCGCGGAGCGCCTCGACGTCGCCATCGGCTCGCCCGCCGACGTCGCCGCCGACCTGGACCTCGCCGTGAAGAAGGACGGCGCGGTCGTGGGCTCCTCGGCGGAGGGCGACTCGGAGGAGTCGGTCAGCCTGAAGAAGCCGGCCGCCGGTACGTACACGATCGAGGTGACGGGCTACTCGGTGCCGTCCGGTTCGACCGCGTACGACTACCGCGACGTCTTCTTCTCGGACGCGCTCGGCCAGGTCACCGTCGACGAGTCGAAGACGGTGAAGCTCGCCAACGGCGCGTCGGCGCAGGTCGACGCCAAGGTCGAGGCGAAGGCCCCGGCCGCGGAGGGCCGTGAGCTGTTCGGCGAGGTGTCCCTGCTGAACGCGGGCGGCACGGTCGCGGGCAGCGGCAGCGTGAAGGTGGAGAAGGTCACGCCGTAA
- a CDS encoding RNA polymerase sigma factor produces MLRRKARRAQTGAGGADPLDAAQEDRVRAVLALGGVPHADLPDGVQQVRLKLLERAADGREAPRDVSAWAAVVASNLAMDWHRARRRQERLGERLQVLWREATDEDGAEKRATSLAVAEGLGALPDAQRQVVVLRFYADLPVRAIADELGIPEGTVKSRLHTAVRLLRARLHEGEVV; encoded by the coding sequence TTGCTGCGCAGGAAAGCGCGCCGCGCCCAGACGGGGGCAGGGGGAGCCGATCCGCTGGACGCGGCCCAGGAGGACCGGGTCCGTGCGGTGCTCGCGCTGGGCGGGGTGCCGCACGCCGACCTGCCCGACGGGGTGCAGCAGGTCAGGCTGAAGCTCCTGGAGCGGGCCGCGGACGGCAGGGAGGCGCCGCGTGACGTGTCGGCGTGGGCGGCCGTCGTCGCCTCCAACCTGGCCATGGACTGGCACCGGGCGCGGCGCAGGCAGGAGCGGCTCGGGGAGCGGCTCCAGGTGCTGTGGCGGGAGGCGACCGACGAGGACGGCGCGGAGAAGCGGGCCACTTCGCTGGCCGTCGCCGAGGGGCTCGGCGCGCTGCCGGACGCCCAGCGGCAGGTGGTGGTCCTGCGCTTCTACGCGGATCTCCCGGTCCGTGCGATAGCGGACGAACTCGGCATTCCGGAGGGAACGGTCAAGAGCAGACTGCACACGGCGGTACGGCTTCTGCGGGCGCGGCTGCACGAAGGGGAGGTGGTGTGA
- a CDS encoding aspartate-semialdehyde dehydrogenase: MKVGIVGATGQVGKVMRKILAERRFPADELRLFASARSAGKIIDGVTVEDAATADYTGLDIVLFSAGGATSKALAEKVASQGAVVIDNSSAWRRHPEVPLVVSEVNPHAIKDRPKGIIANPNCTTMAAMPVLKPLHAEAGLEALVVATYQAVSGSGLAGVEELYQQVAKVGEDAPKLTHDGSAVDFPEPDKYVAPIAYNVLPMAGSVVDDGLNETDEEQKLRHESRKILEIPELKVSGTCVRVPVFTGHSLQVNARFARPLSPERATELLEAAEGVVVTEVPTPLVAAGKDDSFVGRIRKDETVENGLAFFISDDNLRKGAALNAVQIAELVAAELKG, translated from the coding sequence GTGAAGGTCGGAATCGTCGGAGCCACCGGTCAGGTCGGCAAGGTCATGCGCAAGATCCTCGCCGAGCGTCGGTTCCCGGCCGACGAGCTGCGCCTCTTCGCCTCGGCCCGCAGCGCGGGGAAGATCATCGACGGCGTGACCGTCGAGGACGCCGCCACAGCCGACTACACGGGCCTGGACATCGTGCTGTTCTCCGCGGGCGGCGCCACGTCCAAGGCCCTCGCCGAGAAGGTCGCCTCGCAGGGCGCCGTCGTGATCGACAACTCCTCCGCCTGGCGCCGCCACCCCGAGGTCCCCCTCGTGGTCTCCGAGGTGAACCCGCACGCGATCAAGGACCGCCCCAAGGGCATCATCGCGAACCCGAACTGCACGACGATGGCCGCGATGCCCGTCCTGAAGCCGCTGCACGCCGAGGCGGGTCTCGAAGCGCTCGTCGTCGCCACCTACCAGGCGGTGTCGGGCTCCGGTCTCGCCGGTGTCGAGGAGCTGTACCAGCAGGTCGCGAAGGTCGGCGAGGACGCGCCCAAGCTCACCCACGACGGTTCGGCGGTCGACTTCCCCGAGCCCGACAAGTACGTGGCGCCGATCGCGTACAACGTCCTGCCGATGGCGGGCTCCGTCGTCGACGACGGCCTGAACGAGACGGACGAGGAGCAGAAGCTCCGCCACGAGTCCCGCAAGATCCTGGAGATCCCCGAGCTGAAGGTCTCCGGCACGTGCGTGCGCGTCCCGGTCTTCACCGGCCACTCCCTCCAGGTCAACGCCCGCTTCGCGCGTCCGCTGAGCCCCGAGCGCGCCACCGAGCTCCTGGAGGCGGCCGAGGGCGTCGTCGTCACGGAGGTGCCCACGCCGCTGGTCGCCGCGGGCAAGGACGACTCGTTCGTGGGCCGCATCCGCAAGGACGAGACGGTCGAGAACGGCCTGGCGTTCTTCATCTCCGACGACAACCTCCGCAAGGGCGCGGCGCTGAACGCCGTCCAGATCGCGGAGCTCGTCGCGGCGGAGCTCAAGGGCTGA
- a CDS encoding MFS transporter, with amino-acid sequence MSQSTHIPTRPVVPPPPRRRFAVLAVAAATFSVVTTEMLPVGLLTSLGSGLHVSDGTAGLAVTLPGLVAALAALLLPVAMRRADRRTVLALLMAVLAAANVISALAPVFAVLLVARVLVGVCIGGVWAIAAGLGVRLVRAEGAGRATAVIFSGIAVASVLGVPAGTLLGELAGWRWGFAALAVLALAVAGLLVTVLPRLPADQGVRLGAFPALLRIGGLRAGLLAVTLLVTGHFATYTYIRPVLERVPGIGAGLISGLLLAYGTAGIAGNFAGGAVAARDPRRALLAISAGLAAVVLLMVPAGASLAASVALLVAWGLAYGGVSVSAQNWVMAAAPHAREAASALFAGVFNVAIALGAFAGGRVADSRGAGAVLWLGGGLAGLALVAVACAKGAATTKGDRPRGRARISP; translated from the coding sequence ATGTCACAGAGCACACATATCCCCACGCGTCCCGTCGTCCCGCCGCCCCCGCGCCGCCGGTTCGCCGTCCTCGCCGTCGCCGCGGCCACGTTCTCCGTCGTGACCACGGAGATGCTGCCCGTCGGACTCCTCACCTCCCTCGGCTCGGGCCTGCACGTCTCGGACGGCACCGCGGGCCTCGCCGTCACCCTGCCCGGCCTCGTCGCCGCGCTCGCCGCCCTGCTGCTGCCCGTCGCCATGCGCCGCGCCGACCGGCGCACGGTCCTCGCCCTGCTCATGGCGGTGCTCGCCGCCGCCAACGTGATCTCCGCGCTCGCGCCCGTCTTCGCCGTCCTGCTCGTCGCGCGCGTGCTGGTGGGCGTCTGCATCGGCGGGGTGTGGGCCATCGCGGCCGGGCTCGGCGTGCGGCTCGTCCGCGCGGAGGGTGCGGGCCGCGCCACCGCGGTCATCTTCAGCGGGATCGCGGTGGCGTCGGTGCTCGGTGTGCCCGCGGGCACGCTCCTCGGTGAACTGGCGGGCTGGCGCTGGGGGTTCGCGGCGCTCGCCGTCCTCGCCCTCGCCGTCGCCGGACTCCTCGTCACCGTGCTGCCCCGGCTCCCCGCGGACCAGGGCGTCCGGCTCGGCGCGTTCCCCGCGCTCCTGCGCATCGGCGGGCTGCGGGCCGGGCTCCTCGCCGTGACGCTCCTGGTCACCGGCCACTTCGCCACGTACACGTACATCCGCCCCGTCCTGGAGCGGGTGCCCGGCATCGGCGCGGGCCTGATCAGCGGACTCCTCCTCGCCTACGGGACGGCCGGCATCGCCGGCAACTTCGCGGGCGGTGCCGTCGCGGCCCGCGACCCACGCAGGGCGCTGCTCGCGATCTCCGCGGGGCTCGCCGCCGTCGTGCTGCTCATGGTGCCCGCGGGCGCCTCGCTCGCCGCGTCGGTGGCGCTGCTCGTGGCGTGGGGCCTGGCGTACGGAGGGGTCTCGGTCTCCGCGCAGAACTGGGTGATGGCCGCGGCGCCGCACGCCCGTGAGGCGGCGTCGGCGCTCTTCGCGGGCGTGTTCAACGTGGCGATCGCGCTCGGCGCGTTCGCGGGCGGCCGGGTCGCGGACAGCCGCGGGGCCGGTGCCGTGCTCTGGCTGGGCGGCGGCCTGGCGGGGCTCGCGCTGGTCGCCGTGGCATGCGCGAAAGGGGCGGCCACCACGAAAGGTGACCGCCCCCGGGGGCGTGCGCGGATCAGCCCTTGA
- a CDS encoding LysR family transcriptional regulator has product MSGNGLEIRELECFLVLAEELHFGRAGERLYISQSRVSQLLAALERRIGARLLERTSRRVSLTTLGERFLAELKPSYAELAAVVARARDAARGVEGTLRIGFQGTADDRLMRAIEVFQERHPACATEVVEIPFADPFGAVREGDVDAGIVLLPVAEPDLVLGPVFSSERQTVAVSVRHAFAGRSSLTAVDLADTPLIAAAGPAPAYWREAQAPSGPPAPAVRTLQEGLTLVAADRAAMLLCGPTAEYHGRKDVVFVPVDGLPDSVLGMVWRGGGETERVREFARAVAVAAAEG; this is encoded by the coding sequence ATGAGCGGGAACGGGCTGGAGATCCGGGAGCTGGAGTGCTTCCTGGTGCTTGCCGAAGAGCTGCACTTCGGGCGGGCCGGCGAGCGGCTGTACATATCGCAGAGCCGGGTCAGCCAGTTGCTCGCCGCCCTGGAGCGGCGGATCGGCGCGCGCCTGCTGGAGCGTACGAGCCGACGCGTGTCCCTGACCACTCTCGGGGAACGATTTCTGGCCGAACTCAAGCCGTCCTATGCCGAGTTGGCAGCCGTGGTGGCGCGGGCGAGGGACGCGGCGCGAGGCGTGGAGGGGACGCTGCGGATCGGGTTCCAGGGCACCGCGGACGACCGGCTGATGCGGGCCATCGAGGTGTTCCAGGAGCGCCATCCGGCCTGCGCGACGGAGGTCGTGGAGATCCCCTTCGCCGATCCGTTCGGGGCGGTGCGGGAGGGCGATGTGGACGCGGGCATCGTGCTGCTGCCGGTCGCCGAACCCGACCTGGTGCTCGGACCGGTCTTCTCCAGCGAGCGGCAGACCGTCGCCGTGTCGGTGCGGCACGCGTTCGCGGGGCGCTCCTCGCTCACCGCCGTGGACCTCGCCGACACACCGCTGATCGCGGCGGCGGGGCCCGCGCCCGCGTACTGGCGCGAGGCGCAGGCCCCTTCGGGCCCGCCCGCGCCCGCGGTCCGCACGCTTCAGGAGGGGCTCACGCTGGTGGCGGCGGACCGGGCGGCGATGCTGCTGTGCGGCCCCACGGCGGAGTACCACGGCCGCAAGGACGTCGTCTTCGTGCCGGTCGACGGGCTCCCCGACTCGGTGCTCGGGATGGTGTGGCGCGGGGGCGGGGAGACCGAGCGGGTACGGGAGTTCGCGCGGGCGGTGGCCGTGGCGGCGGCCGAGGGATGA